From Candidatus Kryptonium sp., the proteins below share one genomic window:
- the rnhC gene encoding ribonuclease HIII, which translates to MNFYIGVDESGKGDFFGPLVIAGVVSNEDVNEKLLNAGVKDSKKLSDKKVFEIFERIKEICKFYEVVVIKPKRYNELTRKLNLNKLLAWGHARVIENLLEKAEQENFKIDKIISDQFGDASYLLNALMKRGRKINLIQMHRAEIDPAVASASIIARAVFLNQLVEMSRKYEIVFPKGVSDKVVDVAKEIVKKFGKDELLNVAKIHFKTTSQVL; encoded by the coding sequence ATGAACTTTTATATTGGGGTTGATGAATCAGGTAAGGGTGATTTCTTCGGTCCGCTCGTGATCGCAGGAGTAGTATCAAATGAAGATGTTAACGAAAAACTTTTAAACGCCGGTGTCAAGGATTCTAAAAAATTATCCGATAAAAAGGTCTTTGAGATTTTTGAAAGAATAAAGGAAATCTGCAAATTTTATGAGGTTGTTGTTATCAAACCAAAAAGATATAACGAACTCACCAGAAAGTTGAATCTTAATAAACTTCTCGCTTGGGGACACGCTCGTGTGATAGAAAACCTCCTTGAAAAAGCCGAACAAGAGAATTTTAAAATTGACAAAATAATATCTGATCAGTTTGGGGATGCATCATATCTTTTAAATGCCTTGATGAAAAGAGGAAGGAAAATTAACTTAATCCAGATGCATAGGGCGGAAATTGATCCAGCGGTTGCCTCTGCCTCCATAATTGCAAGAGCAGTTTTTCTAAATCAACTTGTTGAGATGTCAAGAAAATATGAAATAGTGTTTCCCAAAGGTGTCTCAGATAAAGTGGTTGATGTTGCAAAAGAAATTGTTAAAAAGTTTGGAAAAGATGAACTGTTAAATGTCGCTAAAATTCATTTCAAGACAACAAGCCAAGTTTTGTGA
- the lepA gene encoding translation elongation factor 4, producing the protein MIERIRNFCIIAHIDHGKSTLADRLLEKTGTIPERQMVEQVLDNMDLERERGITIKSHPIQMRYKAKDGNEYIFNLIDTPGHVDFSYEVSRALAASEGAILVVDATQGVEAQTISNLYMAVDAGLEIIPVINKIDLPAAKTMIDTVKTQIIDLIGCKEDEILLVSAKTGYGVDELLEAIVERIPSPKGNPNEPLRALIFDSKYDSYRGVVVYLRVFDGELKEGDKVMFFANGKIFEAEEVGILKLDRIRTGILTSGMVGYLIAGVKDVHDTRVGDTITLANNPAKEPLPGYREVKPMVYAGFFPADSENYQELRDALEKLRLNDAAVVFEPESSSALGHGFRCGFLGLLHMEIVQERLEREFGLNIVTTVPNVVYKVVKRNGEIIFVNNPTDMPSPGEIDHIEEPYVRAQIITPAEYIGALMKLCSDRRGVYKTTHYVSADRAILEYELPLSEIIFDFYDKLKSLSRGYASFDYEFLDYRESDLVKLDILLNGEPVDALSFVVHRTKAYDYGRKLCSKLRELIPRQLFEVVIQAAIGSRVIARDVIKPLRKNVLAKCYGGDVTRKRKLLEKQKEGKKRMKQIGKVEVPQEAFLAVLTIDND; encoded by the coding sequence ATGATAGAGAGAATAAGAAATTTTTGCATCATCGCACACATTGATCATGGCAAATCAACCCTTGCTGACCGACTACTTGAGAAAACTGGAACGATTCCGGAAAGACAAATGGTTGAACAAGTGCTTGATAATATGGATCTTGAGCGAGAGCGCGGTATAACTATAAAGTCCCACCCAATCCAAATGAGATATAAAGCGAAAGACGGAAACGAATATATCTTTAATTTAATTGATACTCCAGGTCATGTTGATTTTTCTTACGAAGTTTCAAGAGCTTTAGCTGCTAGTGAAGGTGCAATTCTTGTAGTTGATGCAACGCAAGGAGTTGAAGCGCAAACCATAAGCAACCTTTACATGGCTGTTGACGCCGGACTTGAAATTATCCCCGTGATAAATAAGATTGACTTGCCAGCTGCTAAAACAATGATTGATACAGTTAAAACTCAAATTATTGACTTGATTGGTTGTAAAGAAGATGAAATTTTACTCGTAAGCGCTAAAACTGGTTATGGAGTTGACGAACTTCTTGAGGCAATAGTAGAAAGAATTCCATCACCAAAAGGTAATCCAAATGAACCACTAAGGGCTCTTATTTTTGACTCAAAGTATGATTCCTATCGCGGTGTTGTTGTTTATCTAAGAGTTTTTGACGGTGAGTTGAAGGAAGGTGATAAAGTGATGTTTTTTGCTAATGGTAAAATTTTTGAAGCAGAAGAAGTCGGAATTTTAAAGCTTGATAGAATAAGAACGGGGATACTTACAAGTGGTATGGTTGGATATTTAATTGCTGGCGTAAAAGATGTCCATGATACGAGAGTAGGTGATACAATAACACTTGCAAATAATCCAGCAAAGGAACCATTGCCTGGTTATCGCGAAGTAAAACCGATGGTTTATGCCGGCTTTTTCCCCGCTGACTCAGAAAATTATCAAGAATTAAGAGACGCACTTGAAAAATTAAGGCTAAATGACGCTGCGGTCGTATTTGAACCTGAAAGCTCATCTGCACTTGGACATGGCTTTAGATGTGGATTTCTCGGTTTATTGCATATGGAGATAGTTCAAGAGCGACTTGAAAGAGAATTTGGCCTCAACATCGTAACAACTGTGCCAAATGTAGTCTATAAAGTTGTGAAAAGAAATGGCGAAATTATATTTGTAAACAACCCAACAGATATGCCAAGTCCTGGAGAAATTGATCATATTGAAGAACCTTATGTTCGTGCACAAATTATAACACCCGCTGAATACATCGGTGCTTTGATGAAACTTTGCTCAGATAGAAGGGGAGTTTACAAAACTACACATTATGTCTCAGCTGACAGAGCGATCCTTGAATATGAACTTCCACTTTCTGAAATAATTTTTGATTTCTATGACAAATTGAAATCTCTTTCTCGTGGTTATGCTTCATTTGATTATGAATTTCTTGATTATAGGGAATCGGACCTTGTTAAGCTTGATATACTTTTGAACGGTGAACCTGTTGATGCCCTTTCATTCGTTGTCCATAGAACTAAAGCCTATGACTACGGCCGTAAATTATGCTCAAAATTAAGAGAACTTATCCCAAGGCAATTGTTTGAAGTTGTCATACAAGCTGCTATTGGAAGCAGAGTCATAGCAAGAGATGTGATAAAGCCGTTAAGAAAAAATGTCTTAGCAAAGTGCTATGGCGGTGATGTAACAAGGAAGAGAAAATTGCTTGAGAAGCAAAAAGAAGGTAAGAAACGAATGAAGCAAATTGGAAAGGTTGAAGTCCCACAAGAAGCTTTCCTTGCGGTCCTAACAATAGATAACGATTAA